GAGGAGCGATGTACCTGAGAACAAAACAAAGGTCAGTAATTATGTGAACCTGACTGCATTTGCTGTCACCATCTTACATTCCCGTATACAGAGATGATGAGATCAACTTGCAATGGAATTGGGACTGGGGTTTGCTATGAAAAAATCAGAAATGGGAGTCTTACCTATCCAAGGAAGCTCCAGTCTTGCATTTTTTAACCAGTGGTGAGTCTCCATTAAGTCCTCGACTTTCTTTAATTAGTCTGAAATAAAAGGTCCATCATCAAGTAATGTACGTACAAGTCTTTCTAACGTAATCTCAACAGTAGTCCAATTTTTATTGACCTATGACACAGAAAAATGGGCTAAAGGCACAACAGGAAAGAGGGTGTGTATTGGAGAAAAGCTACTTGAGAAGAGCATGTGGATAAAGAAGATTGGATAAAGTAAGTAATAATAGAGGATATGTATAGGTCATGTAGCACGATAGGAAAACAAGTTCAATGAATTGATAatggaataagaataaaaatggatCATAAAGGTTGGCTGATGTTTCTGCaatgacatttttttcatttagcaCTTTCATAATAGGGAGATAggggctgagtggttaacgtgtgGGCGCCACGTCCAGGAGGACTCGGGTTCATGTTCCGTCTGCTGCcgcaagttgggatttttcagtcatcgacGAGTtgcctaaaactacccacgtgctgtcctgaaaacTACCTACCTATCAACCCAGATTCAAggttctctctctaaaagagagaaTCAAAATGAtctcagggggcagcatgagccaagcaagatggcaccactataaacacttgcctgtaccATAACGGGCTggagctgaccatcaggccccaccaagaaagcctaccggtgcaataggctgaAACATGAAAAAAGATACATTTTCTTCAGGTTACAACTTACCTCACTTCCACGTGGTATTTTTCAGCCTCGGCCTTGGACATGTCTCTGTAATAATCTTTCCTTTCCATGTCCAGAGCTTTCCACCTGTCTGCCATCTCCTTGGCTACGAATGCAAAATCAGCTCCAGGGTGTTCAGACAAAACTGTTAAAATAAAACACACAGTTACTTTTAAGAAAAATTATATTTGAGCATATTATTGGAAACTCAGTAAAACTATTTATAATCTGAAATTAAATGTGTAGATTAtatttctatattttcttgtgttctttTCAGAGTTCAGTATGTACTTTATTTTTGATGACAGATGAATTATGTCTAGACTTATGTTAAGAAAGTATATGAAGGTTAAAGACAAAGGAGCACATGCCTGCTAAAATGCAACAAACTTAGGCAATGCTACTGCCATAATCAATATACTGTTATCAACAATCATTCTTGATGAAAGTTGAAATCAGTTAAATATTagccaaaataaaaagaaaacacttCAAACCTTGGCCACGTATGTCTCTCGAGAATAATATAAATGGACTTGAAGGTTTTTTCACTGGCTTCCCGTAGACGTAATCAAAACCACCCGGACCTAAGGAGTTTGTTTTCAATTTCTTTGGTGGTGCAACAGACGAACTGCCACCTGCTGGGGGAGCTTGGCGTTTAGCTGTCTTCTCAGCATCGCCAGCTCCAGAGCTTGACCCAGAAGTCTTTGATGCATGGGCAGCAGTTGTCACCAGCTGGACAGTCTGTGGAAGATCTTTAATTTCTAGTTACCTGTCTACCATCAGAGTAATGAATAGAGAAGCATTATTACTGTATGGTTGGTTTGTAATTCATGCACCAAACCTTTCAAGACAAAAGTTTACATAATATCTGAGTACATACCTGAATATTTTTTCCATTGATTGGCATTCCTCTGCTCCAGGAGCCTGCACtgtttttgtctctttcttcaaGGTCTGCTGGCTTGTCAGGCTGGACATCCCCTAAATCAGCATTGGGCAATGAAATTTTCTCAGTGGCAATCTTGGTGGAGCCCCCATCCATTGGTTCAATGTTTTGGACAGGGCTGTCATCTTCAGCCTCTCTGTCAGTATCATcaaaaggaggtagaagagggatTTTATAAACAGGAATTCCATCTGATCCTGTGAAGGACTCATGGAGCTTACTTGCATCTTGATCTGCTGTAGGAGATGaatcttcgtattttttttctgtatcctgaTTCTGCCCTGAACCATCACTTTTAGGAAGCACATTTGTAGGGGAAAGCGGGAGAGGAGGTTTCCCTGATGTTTCATTCTCTAAACTTTTGATAACACTTGAATCACTTACATTAAAAAATTTGAACTCATCATCAAGTGAAATGCTACTttcaggaatggaaggaaaatatgcTTCAAGTGACTGCTGAGTACTTGTATGTACGACTTTACTCTTCCCTTGGCATTCATCTTTCTTAGTAGCATTCCTGTCATTAGTCTGTAACTCATCAATGTCACATGTAGTCCTTTTGAAGGAAAGATGACTCTTTCCttgttcattttcattttctccctgGCTTACTTGAAGGGGTCTTCTAAAGGGATCTTTTTCATCTGTCTTGCCACAACGATCACCAAGTTTACTTAAGGCAACTTTTCCTCCACCGGCACTTTTGGCAGCTACTTGATTGCTAGATGATGACCAGATTTTTTCACTGCGCATTGATAAATGCTTTTCATCATTCACATCAAGGAAATCATCTACatctgcatttttattttttctagcatTTTCTTCTTCCAGAGCAGAATCTTTAGTTAAGCCACCAAAGGTACAGGTTATGTCTGTCTGGTAGTTCAGGTCAGGTGAGTCCTCTGCATTACATTTCTTAGGATGGTCAAGTGTGCCATATAACTCACTCAAAACTTCTTGTATTGCTTCTAATATttgtttctgaaaaaaaaaatatatatgaatccTCAAATTAAACCCAGCAAATTAGTCTCCACTTATTATAAAAATTATCAAATAAACCAATGGCAATAGTCTAGTAATACCAACTAATACATTATGAACACCATATTTTTGTGAATAATTTCGTTTTTaccaaaagaaaacataaatctTGGACAAAATCAAGAAGTCTTGACATGTAACAAGTTAGGGACAGCACAGCAACATTCAGCTATATCTGACCACTGTAGGCCTAAGTGCAGGATGACAATTGTATTAAGCGCCTATCACACTGGGCACTTTGAAGAAACTACCGAGTCAAATGACATCCTGTAaacattactgaaaaaaataaactatttgCCATGGTTAATGTATTTATTGCACATTTTGGAGTAACATATGGAACATAAATAGACAGTAttacaaacaaaacacaacttTATGGTGTAAGAACATAGGCTTTCAGTTGACTTCGCGGGGAACCAAACAATAACAAACTCACATGGCGACCACTGCATCATCAACCATGGCTTGTAAAGGGTGTGTGATTTGGAGCAGGGAAGCATGGTGATTGCCAATCTCACTTCAGGTGCGACAGCCTTCCGCAGCCTTGTGTCTTGCTTCCTAATTGTGGGCTCTATCATTTTAAGAAGCTCTTGAAACTGATGTTTATCTAGCCGCATCCACTGCCTGTAGCCTTCGGtgtcttcgttctccttcttcttgtcttgAAGATGAAAAATATTACTCGAGTTGGAGGGCAGTAGCTGGAACAGGTTGGCCATTGCTGCTGGAGCTGGAGGTAGGATGGAGGTAGGAGGTCGGAGGAAAAAGTGCCCAGTGTGATAGGCGCTTTACAGCTGTATGGAGTTAAATAATCAATGTTTATCAGTGTGATTGCAAATTTTTGATGCCATTAAAAACAACTAAAATAATTTTCTAATCTAATTCTTGTTGCTACATTTGATCTTGCCCATCCTatctttaaataaaaaaaataaaaaaatatatatatatatatatatatatatatatatatatatatatatatatatatatatatatatatatatatatatattatgaacaagTAGTAGTTTTCTTTACTTGTAAGAGACTTTATGCACAAAGTTAAAAACAGCAATGCCCACCCTCTCACCTCATCATTCAGGAGGATCTTAGTCTTGTTGGGTTCAAGGTTGACATCCATGGCACCGGGCGGCAGAGTGAGAGTCACCACACCAAAGGGATAGCGTCCATGGCTGCCCTGCGACTTCTGGCTATAGTATGCCTTTACCAGCTGTCCAAAAGATGAGGGACAGTCACGACCAAAACTACATGACTTCTTGTGATTAACTACCTAAAATAGACACTCAAAATACACAGCAATTGAGTATCTTTCGAGTGAAAATTCACAATAAAACACATAATATTCTCTCCCCAAATGAAGGCTCATCATGGAGGAATAGCAGAGAAtgtgaaatatacaaaaatacaaggaCTGGTTTCACCTTTTCAATAGACTTGTGGATAACTGGTCGCTGGTTGGCCAAGACAAAGAGGCGATCAGGTGTGGTGCGACTCAGGTTGGGATTATCACACGGCCCTGAGCCTGGCAGGTAAACTCCTATGTGAATCTGCTGAGAGAAGGAAGCATCaaagtaaaatcaatatgacACCAGTGCTTATGAACTGTTGCCAATAATTTAATTCCCTATATACTAATGCAGAAAACTTATTAAAATATTATGTCATATTCTGTGGTGAGAATACATATATGAATAGCAATACTCTGCTTATATGGGAGATAGGAAGGCACCAACAACCAGAAAACTTATCTTTTAGTAATGAAACAAATATTGACAAGTACATCATAAGTTTAAGTACACAAATATGTAAATTGCCAGTGCCCAAATACCATGTAAGCTTAAGTTTTAACATGAAGAAAACCAATGAAAGCTGCATAACTGAGTTAACCTGAGTGTTTGATACTATGTGATCATGTGTTCGAATCTAAAGACAAATCACATACTTTTGAAACcagatataagaaaaaaaaaatcaaattgaaGTACCTATCACAATTACTCTGATTTGGagctaaaaaatgaaaacagtatCCATGGGAATAATTTTTGCCCAACAATACTCTTCCAGTACTCACGTCTTCTATATGTCTCTCTTTGAACACTAAATCTTTGTACACTGCCGGGAATGTGCTCATGAGTGCTTCTTGGATATTCTTGACTGAACTTTTCTGAATAACAGCACATCTGagtggggaaagaaaaaaaagcactcAAATAAGATTTAGTATGTTTATGACTGCACAAAGTACCTCATACAATTTGAATTTGCcttataagatgaaaaaaaaaatattaataataataataaacaaatatttgtatgtatgtatgtaaataatttgtaaatatgtatttcctcctgcctatgacttgaactctttcaagaggagagtgtcGAGACaactctccttccgaaattgacctctcttttgtccattcttctgaacTCTAATTTTAAGGGAGTAGTGTTTAGtggtcttttttctctccttataactttttttgcccttaaactgcttccttcagagtaaaaaaaaaatataaataaataaataaataaataaataaataatatgaacTTACTTATCATGCGACAGTGTGAGGTGCACCTCAGGAGCTGCTAATGTAAATGCAGACACCAGATCTTcaaccttcttcatttcttcttttcgtctttttgttGAACTATAGTACTGCTTTCGAACAGGAAGATTTTTGAACAAGCTTCTAGAAATTATTGTTGTTCCTGTGAAGAACATGATGTGAGGCTATTTTCTCATTGTAGAGCTATTAGTTATAATTCCAAGTTATATTAAAGATATTGATTCACAAGACTACTATTGAACATCTCAATATATTAAATTTTTTGGTAAGTTAAATTTAATATACTAacatatactataaaaaaataattttcttTATACCATTTGGTGCAGCTGCAGGCTTCTTTGTGGAAACACTACCAGTGTGGTCCAAAGTATATGTGTGGCCTAACGTACTTTCTTTAGTCTTGGTGGTGATGGAAACCTCCGCCACTGCACACAGGGAAGCCAGAGCCTCACCTCGGAACCCATATGTGCTTAATGTTTCTGCAATGGGGTTAAAAAATTCTTACTTTCAATAACAGCCAGGAGACAGGCATGGATGATGTCAGTTGCTTTGTTTAGTAATGTGATAAGTGATTCATTCCCAATTCATTTGGTTCACATTAACTACAAGGGTAAAAATAACCACCTCAGCAAAACAAAATATTACTAAAGAATTCTGCTATCCCAGTTCAAATGTTTCAAAGCTCCTAATATTTGTCTATCATTCATCACAGGATGAAAAAATACAGACCTAAATCTGCAAAAGTTTGGATCTTGGATGTGAAGTGTGGCTTGGCAACATACTGCACATCTTCCTCCTTAATGCCCCGGCCATTATCTCGAACTTCCAGAAAAGAAAAGCCATAGTTTTCCTGAAAAATAAATCATATGCTATACATTTGAAAACACACACTGA
The nucleotide sequence above comes from Eriocheir sinensis breed Jianghai 21 chromosome 17, ASM2467909v1, whole genome shotgun sequence. Encoded proteins:
- the LOC126999895 gene encoding PMS1 protein homolog 1-like isoform X2, with the translated sequence MVLQALPQDTVRLIKSTQVITSPASIVKELLENSIDAGATAVSIRLENYGFSFLEVRDNGRGIKEEDVQYVAKPHFTSKIQTFADLETLSTYGFRGEALASLCAVAEVSITTKTKESTLGHTYTLDHTGSVSTKKPAAAPNGTTIISRSLFKNLPVRKQYYSSTKRRKEEMKKVEDLVSAFTLAAPEVHLTLSHDKCAVIQKSSVKNIQEALMSTFPAVYKDLVFKERHIEDIHIGVYLPGSGPCDNPNLSRTTPDRLFVLANQRPVIHKSIEKLVKAYYSQKSQGSHGRYPFGVVTLTLPPGAMDVNLEPNKTKILLNDEKQILEAIQEVLSELYGTLDHPKKCNAEDSPDLNYQTDITCTFGGLTKDSALEEENARKNKNADVDDFLDVNDEKHLSMRSEKIWSSSSNQVAAKSAGGGKVALSKLGDRCGKTDEKDPFRRPLQVSQGENENEQGKSHLSFKRTTCDIDELQTNDRNATKKDECQGKSKVVHTSTQQSLEAYFPSIPESSISLDDEFKFFNVSDSSVIKSLENETSGKPPLPLSPTNVLPKSDGSGQNQDTEKKYEDSSPTADQDASKLHESFTGSDGIPVYKIPLLPPFDDTDREAEDDSPVQNIEPMDGGSTKIATEKISLPNADLGDVQPDKPADLEERDKNSAGSWSRGMPINGKNIQTVQLVTTAAHASKTSGSSSGAGDAEKTAKRQAPPAGGSSSVAPPKKLKTNSLGPGGFDYVYGKPVKKPSSPFILFSRDIRGQVLSEHPGADFAFVAKEMADRWKALDMERKDYYRDMSKAEAEKYHVEVRLIKESRGLNGDSPLVKKCKTGASLDRYIAPLTPYIERSKKKIIQQQPLVSHRPWLQHCKEVRCSVDVIKDKIEKRHSKKSNADGMTILGNVTASGGWVCAQGSDIMALNVYRVCEVVLNNNLMKTFELSRKLLENPIPFNSSTVGLENWAALLRLPRELVPHRNFYCVTDQRVTANGLNVVLFPGITSSVAISHGEITEMTDAVGFYGISDLKEILSILTTSPRATLEQTRPLKLQHWIKAESVRMVRSQPNILREDEVLDEIKKLHLMQQGDEEVTQQHTEQKCIHGKPLFTKLYSLAELPMPQKAHLNPGD
- the LOC126999895 gene encoding PMS1 protein homolog 1-like isoform X1, which codes for MVLQALPQDTVRLIKSTQVITSPASIVKELLENSIDAGATAVSIRLENYGFSFLEVRDNGRGIKEEDVQYVAKPHFTSKIQTFADLETLSTYGFRGEALASLCAVAEVSITTKTKESTLGHTYTLDHTGSVSTKKPAAAPNGTTIISRSLFKNLPVRKQYYSSTKRRKEEMKKVEDLVSAFTLAAPEVHLTLSHDKCAVIQKSSVKNIQEALMSTFPAVYKDLVFKERHIEDQIHIGVYLPGSGPCDNPNLSRTTPDRLFVLANQRPVIHKSIEKLVKAYYSQKSQGSHGRYPFGVVTLTLPPGAMDVNLEPNKTKILLNDEKQILEAIQEVLSELYGTLDHPKKCNAEDSPDLNYQTDITCTFGGLTKDSALEEENARKNKNADVDDFLDVNDEKHLSMRSEKIWSSSSNQVAAKSAGGGKVALSKLGDRCGKTDEKDPFRRPLQVSQGENENEQGKSHLSFKRTTCDIDELQTNDRNATKKDECQGKSKVVHTSTQQSLEAYFPSIPESSISLDDEFKFFNVSDSSVIKSLENETSGKPPLPLSPTNVLPKSDGSGQNQDTEKKYEDSSPTADQDASKLHESFTGSDGIPVYKIPLLPPFDDTDREAEDDSPVQNIEPMDGGSTKIATEKISLPNADLGDVQPDKPADLEERDKNSAGSWSRGMPINGKNIQTVQLVTTAAHASKTSGSSSGAGDAEKTAKRQAPPAGGSSSVAPPKKLKTNSLGPGGFDYVYGKPVKKPSSPFILFSRDIRGQVLSEHPGADFAFVAKEMADRWKALDMERKDYYRDMSKAEAEKYHVEVRLIKESRGLNGDSPLVKKCKTGASLDRYIAPLTPYIERSKKKIIQQQPLVSHRPWLQHCKEVRCSVDVIKDKIEKRHSKKSNADGMTILGNVTASGGWVCAQGSDIMALNVYRVCEVVLNNNLMKTFELSRKLLENPIPFNSSTVGLENWAALLRLPRELVPHRNFYCVTDQRVTANGLNVVLFPGITSSVAISHGEITEMTDAVGFYGISDLKEILSILTTSPRATLEQTRPLKLQHWIKAESVRMVRSQPNILREDEVLDEIKKLHLMQQGDEEVTQQHTEQKCIHGKPLFTKLYSLAELPMPQKAHLNPGD